The Scyliorhinus canicula unplaced genomic scaffold, sScyCan1.1, whole genome shotgun sequence genomic sequence tGACGCAAaggtgggggggcggagccggTGACGCGCAGACCGGCCCAGCTGAGCTCGAGCCGCGGCCGTTGGGCCTGGCGCGAGGTGGCCGTTGGGATTCGAATCGAGCGACCGTTGTTCGGGGGGCGCGGCTGGTTGCCGGGGAGACCTCGCCGGGAGCGCGCCTGAGGTCTGGCGGCTGATTggcgggggcgggtgggggaggggagggggagcctcATCTTAAAGAGACAGGACACTCCCTTAAAGGGACACCCCCAGAACCCCAACCAAaagtaccccaccccacccacccccacattggcgtccacaacccccccacccacactcccgccCACCCACCGGAAAGAAACCCGCCAAGCGGGTTGGCCgaagggcggccattttgtcgcccccctccccactttccgACGCCACCTTTCGGCACCCCCTTTGCCGGCGGTGGTCCCGGGATGGGCGGCCGGAAGGTTCtcgcctgcgccccccccccccaactccccccgccaccccggaAAGGAAACCCGCCGGGCGAAGATTGGCCGaaggggcggccatcttgtcgcCTCCTTTAGGGAGGTCCGTCCGGCATCTCGGGacggagggacggagggagggagggggggggtggtggggggcagcagGATGGGACCTTTCGGGGACTTTCGAcgcgcccagccccccccccccccttccccctctcccccgcaccATAAAAGGGACAAGCGGGTTGGGTGAGGGAGGGCAGGGTAAGCGGCCAACGTGCCGACCGTctctggtcagtggggggggggaagggttggaggtcggtggggggggagggttggaggtcggtgtggggggtggaggtcagtggggggggttggaggtcggtggggggggttggaggtcggtgggggggcgagggttggaggtcggtgggggggagggttggaggtcggtgggggggagggttggaggtcagtgggggggggttggaggtcagtggggggggttggaggtcagtggggggggttggaggtcagtggggggggttggaggtcagtggggggggttggaggtcggtgggggggagggttggaggtcagtggggggggttggatgtcggtgggggggggttggaggtcggtggggggagggttggaggtcagtgggggggggttggatgtcggtggggggggttggaggtcggtgggggggagggttggaggtcagtgggggggagtgttggaggtcgggggggagggttggaggtcagtgggggggttggaggtcaGTGGGGAGAGTtggaggtcagtgggggggggttggaggtcagtggggggggggtggaggtcagtgggggggttggaggtcggtggggagggttggaggtcagtgggggggggttggaggtcagtggggagggttggaggtcagtggggggggttggaggtcagtggggagggttggaggtcggtggggagggttggaggtcagtgggggggttggaggtcagtgggggggggttggcggtcGGCTCGGGCTTGACCGTTGGCCAAATTGACgtcattttttctctctctctctcccttttgtcTCCTTCACAGACCCCGGGCCTGATCGTGGAGGGTGCGATGGCGGAGAGCGAGGCTTCGAGCGGGAGCCGGGGCCCGCCCGGCCCTCATGCCTACCAGTGCCTGGAGTGCGGCAAGAGCTTCAAGTGGTCGTCACGGCTGGCCCACCACCAGCGCAGCCATACTGGCGAGCGGCCCTACAAGTGCTCGGAGTGCGGCAAGGCCTTCAAGGGGTCGTCGGCGCTGTTGTACCACCAGCGCGGGCACACGGGCGAGCGGCCCTACAAGTGCTCGGAGTGCGGCAAGGCCTTCAAGCGGGCCTCGCTGCTGGCCGTCCACCAGAGCGTCCACACGGGCGCCCGGGTCTTCCGTTGCGCCCTGTGCGGCCTAACCTTCAAGTGGTCCTCCCACTACCAGTACCACCTGCGCCAACACACCGGGGAGCGGCCTTACGGCTGCTCGGAGTGCGGCAAGGCCTTCCGcaactcctccagcctctcccGGCACCGGCGGGTCCACACGGGGGCCCGGCCCTACCCCTGCCAGCTCTGCGGCAAGGCCTTCGCCCAGTCCGCCAACCTGCGCCAGCACCAGCGCACCCACTCGGGCGAGAGGCCGTACGCCTGCGGCGAGTGCGGCCGGGCCTTCACCCACTCCTCCAACCTCCTGCTCCACCGCCGCACCCACACGGGTCAGCGCGCCCACCGCTGCCCGGTCTGCGCCAAGTCCTTCGCCACCCCGGCCTACCTGCAGCGCCACCTGCGCTGCCACCCCGGCcaggcccccgccccgccgcccccgcccccccccgccgccgccggaCGAGGCCCCGCCGGAGGCcgccggccccccgccccccgcccccagccccggcGACGAGGCGCCCTACCAGTGCGCCATCTGCGAGCGCAGCTTCGCCCAGCTGGCGGGCGTGCTGGCCCACCAGCGCGGCCACACCGCCGAGCAGCGGCTGGTGCAGGCGGAGGCGGAGGTGACCTGCgctgccccgcctccccccctcccgccccccccggccccccccgccgCGCCCGCCGCCCCGGCCCCCGAGCGGGGCCGCCCCTACCAGTGCGCCGACTGCGGCAAGGCCTTCAAGGGCTCGTCGGGCCTCCGCTACCACCAGCGCGGGCACACCGGCGAGAGGCCCTACAAGTGCTCGGAGTGCGGCAAGGCCTTCAAGCGAGCCTCGCTGCTGGCCGTCCACCAGCGCGTCCACACGGGCGCCCGGGTCTTCCGTTGCGCCCTCTGCGGCCTGACCTTCAAGTGGTCCTCCCACTACCAGTACCACCTGCGCCAGCACACCGGGGAGCGCCCCTACGGCTGCTCGGAGTGCGGCAAGGCCTTCCGcaactcctccagcctctcccGGCACCGGCACCTCCACACGGGGGCCCGGCCCTACCCCTGCCAGCTCTGCGGCAAGGCCTTCGCCCAGTCCTCCAACCTGCGCCAGCACCAGCGCACCCACACGGGCGAGAGGCCGTACGCCTGCGGCGAGTGCGGCAAAACCTTCACCCACTCCTCCAACCTCCTGCTGCACCggcgcacccactcggcccagCGCCCGCACGCCTGCCCGGTCTGCGCCAAGTCCTTCGCCGTGGCCTCCTACCTGCAGCGCCACCTGCGCACCCACGCCACCGAGCCCCCGCCCCAGCCCGTgactccgcccgccccccccgccctccagaCCCTGCCCACCATACAGATCATCCACACCGTGCAGGCGCTGCCAACCGTCCAGCTGGTGCAAACGTTCTGAGGGCGCCCGCCAACCCCAGGGCATCAAGTGACGTCAAcgtaccccgccccccccccattgcctccTCAAACGATAAAGCGCCCGTCGTTTCATTGCTTtgcattccccaccctccccctccgcccacTCAAAAcccccccagaaccttctccccaGTGCCCCGCCAACTGCCAGCGAACCAGTCGACGAACCTCGCCGATTTCCACGTCATTTACAAGTTTGGAGCTTCAGTCCGTGGGAATCAGCTGCTTCAGTCATGTGACCTCATCGCCCGACCACTGCAGAATGGAAAACGCCTGGCCCCTGCACAAGCGAGAGGCGGTGGGCCGAGTTGGCGTCGCCAGCGGACACATCCCGTGCGCCCTGGCTCCTGATGGGTGAATCCCGTGTCGCCCCAGGTGGAGAGACTCGCCACTGCTCTGTCACGCCTCGTTCCCGACAACAAACTCCGCCGGGGAGCCGATTGAAGCCGAGCGCACACCCCTCCGGGTACcccacccttcccacctccaGCCCCCTCATCGTCGAATGGTCAAATATTGACAATCTCCACGGACGTCAGGGGGGTGAGCTTGGCACCGAGGTGGTC encodes the following:
- the LOC119960784 gene encoding zinc finger protein 628-like, which gives rise to MPPLEKDKLIFREMLESETEIVMEMLRTPGLIVEGAMAESEASSGSRGPPGPHAYQCLECGKSFKWSSRLAHHQRSHTGERPYKCSECGKAFKGSSALLYHQRGHTGERPYKCSECGKAFKRASLLAVHQSVHTGARVFRCALCGLTFKWSSHYQYHLRQHTGERPYGCSECGKAFRNSSSLSRHRRVHTGARPYPCQLCGKAFAQSANLRQHQRTHSGERPYACGECGRAFTHSSNLLLHRRTHTGQRAHRCPVCAKSFATPAYLQRHLRCHPGQAPAPPPPPPPAAAGRASPGDEAPYQCAICERSFAQLAGVLAHQRGHTAEQRLVQAEAEVTCAAPPPPLPPPPAPPAAPAAPAPERGRPYQCADCGKAFKGSSGLRYHQRGHTGERPYKCSECGKAFKRASLLAVHQRVHTGARVFRCALCGLTFKWSSHYQYHLRQHTGERPYGCSECGKAFRNSSSLSRHRHLHTGARPYPCQLCGKAFAQSSNLRQHQRTHTGERPYACGECGKTFTHSSNLLLHRRTHSAQRPHACPVCAKSFAVASYLQRHLRTHATEPPPQPVTPPAPPALQTLPTIQIIHTVQALPTVQLVQTF